In Trichoplusia ni isolate ovarian cell line Hi5 chromosome 7, tn1, whole genome shotgun sequence, a single genomic region encodes these proteins:
- the LOC113496185 gene encoding uncharacterized protein LOC113496185 translates to MWVVKNLLIVVVIKGRWSSALIIYYKMDDYNEETFASDFVENLIEEFEKEARVEAAWPILVVSSKIRNQVWNICESVGQSARGVPATACRLLERFLSMSSQKYLKEHRDTVSWERYKQTLGKQLYLIIVACVQLVAKNCDRVTHVPASLMRAVLLKAGIQHSKSEILAMEINVFKTLNYRLPTWTTLEIAEFLASLLGLSKDAKIRNTLIPIMNLTEYHRDVLEYHVKAWDEAIRTPGSSSSKPAGSTVHNLHMCAGVVSAAVRHLRPPEANDAAQRLAAALRADACYIKAISDVIVKRILPERKKPVTNILKRKRRR, encoded by the exons ATGTGGGTAGTTAAAAATCTGTTAATAGTTGTAGTAATCAAGGGCAGGTGGTCGTCTGcgctaattatttattacaaaatggaCGACTACAACGAGGAAACTTTTGCATCGGATTTTGTGGAAAACCTTATAGAAGAATTTGAGAAAGAAG CACGAGTAGAGGCTGCATGGCCGATTCTTGTGGTGAGCTCGAAGATCAGAAACCAAGTTTGGAACATTTGCGAGTCTGTGGGCCAGAGCGCCCGAGGCGTCCCGGCGACGGCGTGCCGACTGCTCGAGCGGTTCCTCTCGATGAgctcacaaaaatatttaaaagaacacAGAG ATACTGTATCGTGGGAAAGGTATAAACAGACGTTGGGAAAGCAGTTGTACCTTATAATAGTGGCGTGCGTCCAACTGGTGGCTAAGAATTGTGATCGCGTCACTCACGTGCCCGCGTCTCTGATGAGAGCTGTGCTTTTGAAAGCCGGCATCCAACACTCCAAGTCCGAGATATTGGCAATGGAGATCAATGTGTTCAAAACTTTAA ATTACCGTTTGCCTACGTGGACGACCTTGGAAATTGCTGAGTTTCTAGCATCCTTGCTGGGCTTGAGCAAGGACGCTAAGATTAGAAACACCCTCATCCCGATTATGAATCTGACAGAATACCACCGAGACGTTTTAGAGTACCACGTCAAGGCCTGGGATGAGGCTATCCGTACTCCCGGATCATCATCCTCCA AGCCGGCGGGCAGTACTGTCCACAACCTGCACATGTGCGCGGGCGTGGTGTCGGCGGCGGTGCGCCACCTGCGCCCTCCCGAGGCCAACGACGCGGCGCAGCGCCTCGCCGCCGCACTCCGCGCCGACGCTTGCTACATCAAGGCAATCTCCGACGTCATCGTCAAACGCATCCTGCCCGAACGGAAGAAACCAGTCACCAATATACTCAAGAGAAAACGGCGCCGGTAG